A portion of the Fulvia fulva chromosome 1, complete sequence genome contains these proteins:
- a CDS encoding Purine nucleoside permease, translating to MVAITHTIVALGAWLNLAAATISRLEAAHIPRTLEYVVKPKVVIISMFTPEAEVWYGIEEFNLLGLNITVPGLSPLFPNVHCTADGDVCQVITGEGEINAATTIASFVRSPRFDLTTSYFMIAGIAGVNPEVATICSVTFARYAVQVALQYEFDIHEYPQDIYGTEVFEVNQNLQHLAASFARTATLNDSSNAIAYRAHYAASPAYTAATLGPSIIECDGATSDVYYSGSLLSSAFSNYTTLLTNGSGTYCTTSQEDSATLEALTRAAVDNVVDFSRIIIMRTVSDFDRPYPGEAATTNLFYAEQGAFEPAVKKLYLAGVKVIEGILEGWNGTFKRGVEAGNYVGDIFGTLGGMPDFGPYARERKQVLTKRSAKARRGGVKIRHSA from the exons ATGGTGGCCATCACTCATACCATCGTCGCCCTGGGCGCTTGGCTCAACCTCGCAGCGGCAACGATCTCGCGTCTGGAAGCTGCTCATATTCCACGAACGCTTGAGTATGTGGTCAAGCCGAAAGTGGTCATTATATCTATGTT CACCCCAGAAGCTGAAGTCTGGTACGGCATCGAAGAGTTCAACCTACTAGGTTTGAACATCACAGTGCCTGGCCTATCACCACTCTTCCCGAACGTCCACTGCACCGCCGATGGCGACGTTTGTCAGGTCATCACAGGAGAAGGCGAAATCAACGCCGCAACCACAATCGCCTCCTTCGTCCGCTCTCCTCGCTTCGACCTGACAACATCCTACTTCATGATCGCCGGCATCGCCGGCGTGAACCCAGAAGTCGCCACGATCTGCTCCGTCACTTTCGCCCGCTACGCAGTCCAAGTCGCGCTCCAATACGAATTCGATATCC ATGAGTACCCACAAGACATCTACGGCACCGAagtcttcgaagtcaaccaGAACCTCCAACACCTCGCCGCCTCATTTGCGAGGACCGCAACTCTAAACGACAGCTCGAACGCCATAGCATACCGCGCCCATTACGCCGCCTCACCCGCCTACACAGCCGCCACCCTCGGCCCCTCCATCATCGAATGCGACGGCGCCACCTCAGACGTCTACTACAGCGGCTCCCTCCTCTCCAGCGCTTTCAGCAACTACACCACGCTCCTCACCAACGGGAGCGGGACCTACTGCACCACGTCGCAGGAAGATAGCGCCACTCTTGAAGCCTTGACACGCGCGGCTGTCGACAACGTCGTGGATTTCTCACGCATAATCATCATGAGAACTGTATCAGATTTCGATCGTCCGTACCCCGGTGAGGCGGCGACGACGAATTTGTTCTATGCCGAGCAGGGCGCTTTCGAGCCTGCTGTGAAGAAGTTGTATTTGGCGGGTGTGAAGGTTATCGAGGGGATTTTGGAGGGGTGGAATGGGACGTTTAAGCGTGGGGTTGAGGCTGGGAATTATGTCG GTGATATTTTTGGGACGTTGGGTGGGATGCCGGATTTTGGGCCGTATGCGCGTGAGAGGAA GCAAGTCCTCACGAAACGGAGTGCGAAGGCAAGGAGAGGCGGTGTCAAGATCCGACACTCAGCATAG
- a CDS encoding Sodium transport ATPase 5 yields MGQEPKQVADSHVSGQSNKPLSKPPHALKWKEVAEELQADIDDGLNASEASKRLEEFGRNELGDGKKVNPGKILVRQIANAMTLVLIIAMIVSFAIQSWIEGGVVAGVIFINITVGFFQEFQAEKTMDSLRSLSSPTAQAVRNGQSNSIATVEIVPGDLVELKTGDTIPADVRLIDAVNFETDEALLTGESLPVRKAHNDVFDTETGPGDRLNVAYSSSTVTKGRASGIVFATGMHTEIGTIAAALRKKDSRVRPVKRNEDGKAKPYRYVQAALLTMGDAVGHFLGVNVGTPLQKKLSRLACLLFIIAVICAVIVLAANDFRNQREVIIYAVATGLSMIPASLVVVLTITMAAGTNRMVERHVIVRNLRSLEALGGVTDICSDKTGTLTQGKMVAKKAWIPAEGTYTIEESDEAFNPTKGAISFSEKEPQHIEPQEKDKQSSYAELLQNSEALKDYLRVASLANLATVHQTDSGTWNARGDPTEIAIQVFASRFQWNRRASVGGDNPAMKLLVEFPFDSDVKKMSVIYKDLHTDKMYAFTKGAVERVIASCTTYNNKKGDSVEITEEYRDEVLQNMEALAKHGLRVLALASRDYNESYVEGKEIDRSKVENDLVFRGLVGLYDPPRPESAPSVRRCHEAGIEVHMLTGDHPGTARAIAGQVGILPRNMSDISKDVADSMVMTASQFDALTDDQIDNLPVLPLVIARCAPNTKVRMIEALHRRNKFCAMTGDGVNDSPSLKRADVGIAMGQAGSDVAKDASDIILTDDNFASILAAVEEGRRTFDNIQRFVLHLLAQNISQACVLLIGLVFKDDENLSVFPISPIEILWVIMITSGIPDMGLGFQEKAPDVLSRPPQNLKRGIFTIELLVDMVVYGIWIAALCLTAFVLVLYPWGGGQIGIRCNESIGDGCGTIFRARATCFACLTWFSLFLAWEVVDMRRSFFRMTPNSTHYFTNWMRVVWRNQFLFWAIVAGFALIFPILYIPVISGQVFRHTGISWEWGIVFVASALFFLGIEAWKWCKRVYFRRQKAQKAQKAGRSGSVDLEAKVFERYLTQSSMGDEKSKA; encoded by the coding sequence ATGGGCCAGGAACCTAAGCAAGTGGCTGATAGCCACGTCTCCGGACAATCGAACAAGCCACTGTCCAAACCACCTCACGCACTGAAATGGAAGGAGGTGGCAGAAGAGCTCCAGGCCGATATCGACGATGGTCTCAACGCGAGCGAGGCCAGCAAGAGGCTCGAGGAGTTCGGCCGCAACGAGCTGGGGGATGGCAAGAAGGTCAACCCAGGGAAGATCCTCGTCCGACAAATCGCCAATGCCATGACTTTGGTCCTCATCATTGCTATGATAGTATCGTTTGCGATTCAGTCATGGATTGAGGGAGGCGTCGTGGCAGGTGTCATCTTCATCAACATCACAGTCGGCTTCTTCCAGGAATTCCAAGCTGAGAAGACTATGGACTCACTCCGCTCTCTCAGCTCCCCTACAGCCCAGGCTGTCCGCAATGGCCAATCCAACAGCATTGCCACTGTCGAAATCGTCCCAGGTGATCTTGTCGAGCTCAAGACCGGAGATACAATCCCAGCAGATGTCAGACTCATTGACGCTGTCAATTTTGAAACCGACGAGGCCTTACTTACTGGCGAATCTCTTCCAGTGCGAAAGGCACACAATGATGTTTTCGACACCGAGACTGGACCTGGCGACCGATTGAATGTAGCATACAGCTCTTCTACCGTTACCAAGGGACGTGCATCTGGCATTGTTTTCGCGACCGGCATGCACACTGAGATCGGCACTATCGCAGCTGCCCTACGAAAGAAGGACAGCAGAGTTCGACCCGTCAAGCGCAATGAAGATGGCAAAGCCAAGCCGTACCGCTACGTACAAGCTGCTCTTCTCACGATGGGCGATGCCGTTGGCCACTTTCTTGGAGTCAACGTCGGCACGCCTCTTCAGAAGAAGCTTTCCCGACTGGCTTGCCTTCTCTTCATCATTGCTGTTATTTGTGCTGTCATCGTCCTGGCAGCCAACGACTTCCGCAACCAGCGCGAGGTCATCATCTACGCTGTTGCGACTGGTCTATCCATGATTCCAGCTTCCCTCGTTGTGGTCCTCACGATTACCATGGCTGCTGGCACAAACAGAATGGTCGAGCGTCATGTCATTGTCCGAAACCTGCGATCCCTCGAGGCACTTGGCGGTGTCACTGATATTTGTTCCGACAAGACGGGCACTTTGACTCAAGGCAAGATGGTCGCAAAGAAGGCATGGATTCCTGCCGAGGGCACATACACGATTGAAGAGTCGGACGAGGCATTCAACCCTACCAAGGGTGCTATCTCGTTCTCCGAGAAAGAGCCACAGCACATTGAACCTCAAGAGAAGGATAAGCAATCATCATACGCCGAGCTGTTGCAGAACAGTGAAGCACTGAAAGACTACCTTCGTGTTGCTTCTCTCGCCAATCTCGCAACTGTCCACCAAACTGACTCTGGCACTTGGAATGCTCGTGGTGACCCCACTGAGATTGCCATTCAGGTCTTTGCATCCCGTTTCCAGTGGAACAGACGAGCCTCTGTGGGTGGAGACAACCCAGCCATGAAGCTCCTCGTCGAGTTCCCATTCGACTCCGATGTCAAGAAGATGAGTGTCATCTACAAGGATCTCCACACTGACAAGATGTACGCCTTCACCAAGGGCGCTGTTGAGCGAGTCATTGCATCATGCACGACCTACAACAACAAGAAGGGTGATTCCGTCGAAATAACAGAGGAGTACCGCGATGAGGTCCTTCAGAACATGGAGGCCCTCGCAAAGCACGGTCTTCGTGTCCTCGCCCTCGCCAGCCGCGACTACAACGAATCCTACGTCGAAGGCAAGGAGATCGACCGCAGCAAAGTCGAGAACGACCTCGTCTTCCGCGGCCTCGTCGGTCTCTACGATCCACCACGCCCCGAGTCTGCTCCCTCTGTCCGCCGTTGCCACGAAGCCGGTATCGAAGTCCACATGCTGACTGGTGACCACCCCGGTACCGCACGAGCGATTGCTGGCCAAGTCGGCATTCTCCCACGCAACATGTCAGACATCAGCAAAGACGTCGCAGACTCTATGGTCATGACTGCCTCACAGTTCGACGCTCTAACTGACGACCAAATCGATAATCTGCCCGTACTACCGCTCGTCATCGCCCGCTGCGCACCAAACACCAAGGTCCGCATGATCGAAGCTCTCCATCGCCGCAACAAATTCTGCGCCATGACTGGTGACGGCGTCAACGACAGCCCCTCCCTCAAACGCGCCGACGTCGGTATTGCCATGGGTCAAGCTGGATCAGACGTTGCAAAGGACGCCTCAGACATCATCCTCACAGACGACAACTTCGCCAGTATCCTCGCCGCCGTCGAAGAAGGCCGCCGCACATTCGACAACATCCAGCGATTCGTCCTTCACCTGTTGGCCCAGAACATCTCGCAAGCGTGTGTCCTGCTCATCGGCCTCGTCTTCAAGGACGACGAGAATCTCTCCGTCTTCCCCATCTCTCCAATCGAAATTCTCTGGGTCATCATGATCACTTCCGGTATTCCAGACATGGGTCTCGGCTTCCAAGAGAAAGCCCCAGATGTCCTCTCGCGTCCACCGCAGAACCTCAAGCGCGGTATCTTCACCATCGAACTCCTAGTCGATATGGTCGTGTACGGTATCTGGATCGCCGCGCTCTGTCTGACTGCTTTCGTCCTCGTGCTCTACCCCTGGGGCGGAGGCCAGATCGGTATCCGCTGCAACGAATCCATTGGCGATGGCTGCGGAACAATCTTCCGCGCACGAGCAACCTGCTTCGCATGCCTGACCTGGTTCTCGCTCTTCTTGGCGTGGGAAGTGGTCGATATGCGCCGGTCCTTCTTCCGCATGACGCCCAACTCAACGCACTACTTCACCAACTGGATGCGCGTCGTGTGGAGGAACCAATTCCTCTTCTGGGCCATCGTCGCCGGCTTCGCGCTCATCTTCCCGATCCTGTATATTCCAGTCATCTCTGGACAGGTGTTTAGGCACACGGGTATCTCATGGGAGTGGGGTATCGTATTTGTTGCTAGCGCCCTCTTCTTCCTTGGTATTGAGGCGTGGAAGTGGTGCAAGAGAGTGTACTTCAGGAGGCAGAAGGCGCAGAAGGCGCAGAAGGCCGGCCGGTCGGGAAGTGTGGATTTGGAGGCCAAGGTGTTTGAGCGTTACCTCACGCAGTCGAGCATGGGTGATGAAAAGTCGAAGGCATAG
- a CDS encoding F-box/WD repeat-containing protein 1A, whose amino-acid sequence MQSPFEASAACHRQHFPETRPHTVHSSGSSSILTADTISEEEKSDGELTPRASEAGSSTFGQRRLSRDDTARDVHLPMMPPGQSRWVTRKKSPYSVDYMEAPFTKIQQPTEEQSRPRSEDQVHELAEGPHLERMRAKQRRKGPRASAHGVPMANETHDNTSADDAKDSGTLSRRWSKHYRKGVTNFQETMSKCQQLPAAIGGRSRRSSTPHRVEEASAPEAATSTTSVGPSANRLPISPSKRSARQTDERPRKYRPTWMHSSSDRKDTPAPANSLPHRAASTRNHQTPTILSAPGGDNARKAAAKCNNGSSALSWDQGNWEMPTQDDLQARRSRLGSLSSAADSGADLSAYGDSAASIRDRDGDIDMDTVSPQSLPPTMDITQRLPDEIALQIFEYLNVQDLIRAEMVNSKWREMTNNTSVWRAAFLRRYQRKILTDPAPVQVGGVGVGRPNKFKQEWRKMYKARVQLEDNWRAGAHDAGKAVYLSGHTDSVYCLQFDEEKIITGSRDRTIRVWDINTFQCLRVIGGPNVKPVLGPKVLRTVDYPSFHMATASVNGTAYGESIYHTPKEWHDASILCLQYDEEILVTGSSDSDLLVWDVKTYQPIKRLRKHSGGVLDVALDAKHIVSCSKDSRIIVWDRETYEPKGELTGHRGPVNAVQLRGHLLVSASGDGIARLWDLNQMKLIKEFSAKERGLAAVEFSEDMKYVLAGGNDNITYKFETDTGREVMQFTGHSQLVRSLWLDSANSRVVSGSYDLDLRVYDFENGQELWRGEEWTTSWMLAAKSDYRRIVATSQDGRILIVDFGIWKGAPTYVSRDGSSIENIDLLRGVENTNEIKFRNPFDRNRSIHGF is encoded by the coding sequence ATGCAGTCTCCTTTTGAGGCATCCGCGGCATGCCACCGACAGCACTTCCCCGAAACACGGCCGCACACCGTCCACTCCTCGGGCTCGTCTTCGATATTGACAGCCGACACCATCAGCGAGGAGGAGAAGTCAGACGGCGAACTGACACCACGTGCCTCCGAAGCCGGGTCCAGCACATTTGGTCAGAGGCGGTTGTCGAGGGATGACACTGCGCGTGACGTCCACCTGCCCATGATGCCACCCGGGCAATCGAGATGGGTCACTCGCAAGAAGTCGCCATACAGTGTCGATTACATGGAAGCCCCCTTCACCAAGATTCAACAGCCGACCGAGGAGCAATCGCGTCCGAGGTCAGAAGACCAAGTTCACGAACTGGCCGAAGGTCCACATTTGGAGCGCATGAGGGCCAAGCAACGTCGTAAGGGACCGCGTGCTTCTGCTCACGGTGTCCCAATGGCAAACGAAACACATGACAACACATCCGCGGATGATGCAAAGGACTCGGGGACCTTGAGTCGGAGATGGTCGAAGCACTATCGCAAAGGAGTGACCAACTTCCAGGAAACCATGTCCAAGTGTCAACAGCTTCCAGCAGCCATTGGCGGTCGATCCAGGAGGTCAAGCACTCCACACAGGGTCGAGGAAGCGAGCGCTCCAGAAGCAGCGACATCAACAACGTCCGTAGGCCCCTCTGCAAACAGGTTGCCGATTTCTCCTTCAAAGCGAAGTGCACGCCAGACTGACGAGCGTCCAAGGAAATACAGACCGACATGGATGCACTCCTCATCAGATCGCAAAGACACGCCTGCTCCCGCGAACAGCCTTCCTCATCGAGCCGCAAGCACGCGCAACCATCAGACGCCGACCATTCTTTCCGCACCGGGCGGCGACAACGCACGAAAGGCAGCAGCCAAGTGCAACAATGGTAGCTCCGCACTTTCCTGGGACCAAGGCAACTGGGAGATGCCTACTCAGGATGATCTTCAAGCACGTCGCAGTCGTTTGGGTTCACTCAGCAGTGCCGCAGACAGTGGTGCAGATTTGTCAGCATACGGCGATTCTGCAGCATCCATTCGTGACAGAGACGGAGATATTGATATGGACACAGTCTCACCACAATCACTACCCCCAACTATGGACATCACACAGAGACTTCCCGACGAGATCGCTCTTCAAATCTTCGAGTACCTTAACGTTCAGGACCTCATCCGAGCGGAGATGGTCAACTCAAAGTGGAGAGAAATGACCAACAACACATCCGTATGGCGCGCAGCATTCCTCAGGCGATACCAGCGTAAGATCCTCACCGATCCCGCCCCCGTTCAGGTTGGCGGCGTTGGCGTAGGTCGACCAAACAAGTTCAAGCAAGAGTGGAGGAAGATGTACAAGGCACGTGTCCAGCTGGAAGACAACTGGCGCGCTGGAGCACACGACGCCGGAAAGGCAGTTTATCTTTCAGGTCACACCGACAGCGTCTACTGTCTGCAGTTTGACGAAGAGAAGATCATCACAGGGTCACGTGATCGCACCATCCGCGTCTGGGACATCAACACCTTCCAATGCCTCCGAGTCATTGGCGGTCCTAACGTCAAGCCAGTGCTGGGGCCTAAGGTGCTCCGTACGGTCGACTACCCATCTTTCCACATGGCTACTGCGAGCGTCAACGGCACTGCATACGGCGAAAGCATTTACCACACCCCCAAAGAATGGCACGATGCCAGCATTCTTTGTCTGCAGTATGACGAGGAGATCCTGGTCACGGGGTCTTCGGACTCCGATCTATTGGTTTGGGATGTCAAGACTTATCAACCAATCAAGCGACTAAGGAAGCACAGCGGCGGAGTTCTTGATGTTGCTCTCGATGCCAAGCATATTGTCTCATGCTCCAAGGATTCCAGGATCATCGTCTGGGACCGCGAGACGTATGAGCCCAAGGGAGAGTTGACAGGTCATAGGGGACCGGTGAATGCCGTCCAGCTTCGCGGCCACCTGCTTGTTAGCGCTAGTGGCGATGGCATTGCCAGGCTATGGGATCTCAACCAGATGAAATTGATCAAAGAGTTCAGCGCAAAGGAACGAGGCCTTGCAGCAGTGGAGTTCTCGGAAGACATGAAATATGTACTTGCTGGTGGTAACGACAACATCACGTACAAATTCGAGACGGACACTGGCCGAGAGGTGATGCAATTCACCGGCCATTCACAGCTTGTCAGGTCACTGTGGCTCGACAGCGCGAACAGCCGTGTCGTGTCAGGAAGTTATGATCTTGACCTGCGAGTATACGACTTTGAGAATGGCCAGGAACTCTGGCGAGGCGAGGAGTGGACGACGAGCTGGATGCTGGCGGCCAAGTCAGATTACCGTCGGATCGTTGCAACCAGCCAGGATGGACGGATTCTGATTGTCGACTTCGGCATCTGGAAGGGTGCGCCAACGTACGTGTCGAGAGATGGCTCATCCATTGAGAACATCGATCTGCTACGTGGCGTGGAGAACACCAACGAGATCAAGTTCAGGAACCCGTTTGATCGTAATAGGAGCATTCACGGTTTCTAG
- a CDS encoding Fork head 1, which produces MPPSGRKGKTRVRKAPAATELHDQPSDIDAADAIATPSRGSRKRTRGTDNSAPASRNTRRKVKDTRTLDREDTEGTEAHEHSDNETEPSTPTEQEIIQSLKVADKPVNATEDFANELLEGQESVPGYGKIAGRDWVYIISHIEVNIGRPEALERLHNGDGNGHEGTPTARAEVHIDLGPDRQISRLHATIKYEPESAEWIIMVNGRNGLRVDNNFCRRGSKTRLRNGSVIEIANTQMAFITTPTAESEGPIWDASIIKQAQKSSEDEDDAEDDGRNVHGRAHIHSTGRSHLQDPGMYQSDYPGQQQSNQGQQQHRSHPHSQRANVYPPPGTPMRTQTSYVKSSPAANYARGVMMESTESIDYAADSAKDLKPPHSYAQLIGMAILSTPEQQMTLNNIYKWIMANYAFYRFNTGGWQNSIRHNLSLNKAFGKIARRTDEPGKGMKWMIEPAEFDSFVQQGMKGCRRPNPIPGTQSTLGSPTSPMGLRSGLKRDEDITPPLNTYHPAYPTTQEAYTPDRGSRHPANRHPDSSVGLGIEGNGLVDYDYPQRSTPRNGLNAIANAAGSPPALYVNDDVRAGPLDTPFPLRASQRLAPPSTLRRPSDFIQFSSPAPFWKMDGLVGSTPFKPFDVSPLKTPSFPTLKKDKAAARNDVEDDGESSPVEKNVSATIEKPREDEESRRSPVISSSSPPRPHSTLNALDASPTVSRPATAVAKSLTQLANSGKEQSSEHEKTPPAGEESGAAPVVQQQTPPTTVSQSSQPAPRHELPQTSVANSFESARPAGNSSYTTNSSYNGHVGHVNGYHTADDGDDEPIDLAKGFQPIGAFHQRNHLAMSMGMAGPQGYGR; this is translated from the exons ATGCCGCCTTCCGGACGCAAAGGCAAGACTCGAGTCCGAAAGGCCCCTGCGGCTACCGAGCTTCACGACCAGCCATCCGACATCGATGCCGCAGACGCCATAGCAACTCCCTCTCGTGGCTCGCGAAAGCGTACTCGAGGCACAGACAACAGTGCGCCTGCCTCTCGCAATACCAGACGTAAAGTGAAGGATACCCGCACCCTCGACCGCGAGGACACCGAAGGCACCGAAGCACACGAGCACAGCGACAACGAGACTGAGCCTTCCACTCCAACCGAGCAAGAGATCATCCAGAGCTTGAAGGTCGCTGACAAGCCTGTCAATGCAACTGAGGACTTTGCTAATGAACTTCTCGAGGGCCAAGAGAGTGTCCCTGGATACGGCAAGATTGCCGGTCGTGACTGGGTGTACATCATAAGTCACATTGAGGTCAATATTGGCCGTCCTGAAGCCCTCGAGCGTCTGCACAATGGCGACGGTAACGGACATGAGGGCACGCCAACCGCACGGGCAGAAGTCCACATCGATCTTGGTCCGGACCGTCAGATCTCGAGATTGCACGCGACCATCAAGTATGAGCCTGAGAGTGCCGAGTGGATCATCATGGTCAATGGTCGCAATGGTCTCCGTGTGGATAACAACTTCTGCAGGCGAGGAAGCAAGACTAGGCTGCGGAATGGCAGTGTCATTGAGATTGCTAACACTCAGATGGCCTTCATCACCACACCCACTGCTGAAAGCGAAGGACCAATCTGGGATGCTTCGATCATCAAGCAAGCTCAGAAGTCATCCGAAGACGAGGACGATGCAGAAGATGATGGTCGTAATGTTCACGGCCGCGCACATATCCATTCCACTGGCCGCAGTCATCTGCAAGATCCCGGCATGTATCAGTCTGATTATCCAGGGCAGCAACAGAGCAATCAGGGACAACAACAGCATCGATCACACCCACACTCGCAGCGAGCAAACGTGTACCCACCTCCCGGAACACCAATGCGTACACAAACATCTTACGTCAAGTCGTCACCCGCCGCCAACTACGCTCGAGGCGTAATGATGGAGTCTACCGAGAGCATAGACTACGCAGCTGACAGTGCCAAAGATCTCAAACCACCGCACTCTTACGCGCAGTTGATAGGAATGGCCATCTTGAGCACCCCAGAACAGCAAATGACACTGAACAACATCTACAAGTGGATCATGGCCAACTATGCTTTCTATCGCTTCAACACTGGTGGCTGGCAAAACAGTATCCGTCACAATTTGAGCTTGAACAAGGCTTTTGGCAAGATCGCACGCCGTACTGACGAGCCTGGCAAGGGCATGAAGTGGATGATTGAGCCAGCAGAGTTTGACAGCTTCGTGCAGCAAGGCATGAAGGGCTGCAGGAGACCGAATCCGATTCCCGGTACTCAGAGCACCTTGGGTTCGCCAACTAGTCCGATGGGACTTCGCTCGGGGCTCAAGAGAGACGAGGACATCACGCCACCACTCAATACTTACCATCCCGCCTACCCCACCACACAGGAGGCTTACACTCCGGATCGTGGTTCACGCCACCCAGCGAACAGACACCCTGACAGTAGCGTAGGCCTCGGTATTGAGGGCAATGGCCTTGTCGACTACGACTATCCCCAGCGCTCCACGCCTAGAAACGGCTTGAATGCCATTGCAAATGCGGCAGGCTCACCTCCTGCGCTTTATGTGAACGATGATGTGCGTGCTGGACCGCTCGACACGCCATTCCCACTACGTGCTTCGCAGCGTCTTGCACCACCAAGCACGCTGAGACGACCAAGTGACTTCATACAATTCAGCAGCCCAGCGCCATTCTGGAAGATGGATGGCCTTGTGGGCAGCACGCCTTTCAAGCCGTTCGATGTCAGCCCGCTGAAGACGCCGTCATTCCCTACGCTCAAGAAGGACAAGGCTGCTGCGAGGAACGATGTCGAAGATGATGGCGAGAGCTCGCCTGTCGAGAAGAATGTGTCAGCCACTATCGAGAAGCCGAGAGAAGATGAAGAGTCGAGGCGTAGTCCTGTGATCAGTTCCAGCAGTCCACCCCGACCGCACAGCACACTCAATGCTCTCGACGCAAGTCCGACCGTGAGCAGACCTGCCACTGCCGTCGCCAAGAGTCTCACTCAGCTTGCCAATTCCGGCAAGGAGCAGAGCAGTGAGCACGAGAAGACTCCACCTGCTGGTGAGGAATCTGGCGCTGCTCCAGTCGTCCAGCAGCAGACTCCACCCACTACAGTCAGCCAGTCCTCACAGCCTGCGCCAAGACACGAGCTGCCTCAGACATCTGTGGCAAACAGTTTCGAGAGCGCGCGTCCGGCTGGGAATTCCTCGTACACCACGAACTCCTCGTACAATGGCCACGTTGGTCATGTCAATGGATACCATACTGCGGATGATGGAGATGATGAGCCGATTGATCTTGCCAA GGGCTTCCAACCTATCGGCGCTTTCCACCAGAGGAACCATTTGGCGATGAGTATGGGGATGGCGGGGCCGCAGGGTTATGGTCGTTAG